A region of Cataglyphis hispanica isolate Lineage 1 chromosome 6, ULB_Chis1_1.0, whole genome shotgun sequence DNA encodes the following proteins:
- the LOC126850616 gene encoding uncharacterized protein LOC126850616 has protein sequence MPQFYVLLMNVIVVAMMIGITFSEGMNRESVQFEKPVRMTQMGNVLFSQNRKAMSLTDSLPIFFLHLLKYKVQYQKLDKIISTTTTPNITSSPPPRDCICVPFYLCDSNQTIITDGTGIIDIRTYRCPGIYDICCYLPNVTTSPPTMPPTAPPTMPPTAPPTVPSTSPPIIFPTVSPIPTVTVLPNCICVEVSLCDPNGIVTIFGEGIINPRQQYGLCPNVNQVCCRILASTTTSSSTTTTTMMTTVLPNCICVEVSLCDPNGIVTIFGEGIINPRQQYGLCPNVNQVCCRILASTTQRVTTSSSMTMPMTTPMTTTTMMPMTTPMTTTTMMPMTTPMTTTTMMPMTTPMTTTTTTPMTTPTPGQTQLCFVCNNTIQCFTCIIILTPNNSLIDPRFSQILSGGNVCALTTLLSCHASPPASSIMDLLGPLKNPGTPQACYCVKTWLCSEGNVVSPDGLGIIDPRFTACSSADQVCCRLVGIDLQGLRSVSASSSRDLVNRSAHSTSEITCGMQNNSYAPPQPAPADSGKTYFAEFPWMVALLIKPTIGDSYVFQCGASMISNEAVLTAAHCVVNQKPENLIARFGQWNLRSNVQPLPIQEANILAIAVHPSYYSGGLFHDVAVLVLEKPIVYSANVMPICLPEQGKIFPIGSQCYGIGWGSNLFGSEGQYQAELRKVDLPIVDHADCQTRLRSTKLGQYFQLHGSFICAGGQTNRDTCRGDGGGPLICQAMTGQFFQAGIVSWGIGCGISNVPAVYASTSQHRQWIDQQLATFGV, from the exons ATGCCGCAATTTTACGTGCTGCTAATGAATGTTATTGTCGTCGCGATGATGATCGGTATCACATTTTCGGAAGGTATGAATCGCGAATCCGTTCAGTTTGAAAAACCGGTTCGAATGACTCAAATGGGAAACGTTCTCTTCTCTCAAAATCGGAAGGCGATGTCACTTACCGACTCTTTGCCTATATTCTTTTTGCATCTTCTCAAGTACAAAGTGCAGTATCAGAAGCTGGATAAGATCATTAGTACCACCACAACTCCTAATATTACTAGTAGTCCACCGCCTAGAGATTGCATCTGTGTACCGTTCTATTTGTGCGATAGCAATCAGACTATTATCACTGATGGTACAGGAATAATCGATATTCG CACTTATAGATGCCCTGGAATCTACGATATCTGTTGCTATCTGCCGAATGTCACAACATCACCTCCAACAATGCCTCCGACCGCACCCCCAACAATGCCTCCGACCGCACCCCCAACTGTTCCTTCAACATCACCACCGATCATTTTCCCGACCGTATCACCGATTCCTACCGTGACTGTACTTCCGAATTGCATCTGCGTGGAGGTGTCACTGTGTGATCCCAACGGAATAGTCACCATTTTCGGCGAGGGTATAATAAATCCGCGGCAACAATACGGTCTGTGTCCAAATGTCAATCAAGTCTGCTGCAGAATATTGGCGAGCACGACAACGAGCTCttcaacgacgacgacgacgatgatgacgactGTACTTCCGAATTGCATCTGCGTGGAGGTATCACTGTGTGATCCCAACGGAATAGTCACCATTTTCGGCGAGGGTATAATAAACCCGCGGCAACAATACGGTCTGTGTCCAAATGTCAATCAAGTCTGCTGTAGAATACTGGCGAGCACGACACAGCGAGTAACAACGAGCTCTTCAATGACGATGCCGATGACGACACCaatgacaacgacgacgatgatgccGATGACAACAccaatgacgacgacgacgatgatgccGATGACAACAccaatgacgacgacgacgatgatgccGATGACAACAccaatgacgacgacgacgacgacgccgaTGACAACGCCGACACCTGGACAGACGCAATTATGCTTCGTTTGCAACAATACTATTCAGTGCTTCACTTGCATAATCATTCTCACGCCAAACAACAGCCTGATAGATCCCAGGTTCTCTCAGATCTTATCGGGAGGAAACGTCTGCGCACTGACAACCCTGCTGTCCTGTCACGCTAGCCCACCCGCCTCGTCAATTATGGATCTGCTCGGTCCATTGAAGAATCCGGGCACTCCGCAGGCTTGTTACTGCGTGAAGACCTGGCTGTGTTCCGAGGGAAACGTAGTAAGCCCGGACGGTCTGGGTATAATAGATCCAAGATTCACAGCTTGCTCGTCGGCGGATCAAGTATGCTGCCGACTGGTGGGAATCGATCTTCAAGGTCTTCGCAGCGTTTCCGCTTCTTCGTCCAGAGATCTCGTCAATCGATCCGCTCATTCGACTTCGGAGATCACTTGTGGTATGCAGAACAACAGTTACGCACCGC CGCAGCCTGCTCCCGCTGACTCCGGAAAAACTTATTTCGCCGAATTCCCATGGATGGTCGCGCTTCTTATAAAGCCCACGATCGGCGATTCTTACGTTTTTCAGTGCGGTGCTTCGATGATAAGTAACGAGGCCGTCCTCACTGCCGCACATTGCGTTGTAaa TCAGAAAcctgaaaatttaattgcacgcTTCGGTCAATGGAACCTAAGAAGTAATGTTCAACCATTGCCTATTCAAGAAGCAAATATTCTCGCAATAGCTGTGCATCCATCTTACTACAGCGGTGGGCTATTTCACGATGTAGCTGTTCTTGTTCTGGAAAAACCAATCGTCTACAGTGCGAATGTTATGCCGATTTGTCTTCCTGAACAGGGAAAGATCTTTCCGATCGGGAGCCAGTGCTATGGAATAGGATGGGGTAGCAATTTGTTCG GATCAGAGGGGCAATATCAGGCCGAGCTTCGAAAGGTCGATCTTCCTATCGTCGATCATGCGGATTGTCAGACGCGTTTACGAAGTACGAAATTGGGCCAGTACTTTCAATTACACGGATCATTTATCTGCGCGGGAGGCCAAACGAACAGAGACACGTGTCGCGGTGACGGCGGTGGACCTTTGATTTGTCAAGCTATGACAGGACAATTTTTTCAA gCTGGCATTGTATCATGGGGTATTGGCTGCGGAATCTCTAATGTTCCTGCGGTATATGCCAGTACATCACAACATCGTCAATGGATAGATCAACAGCTGGCGACTTTTGGCGTATAA